Proteins from a single region of Bdellovibrio bacteriovorus HD100:
- a CDS encoding DUF4423 domain-containing protein, whose amino-acid sequence MARRSQNYPRYSLRAFARHLEVDSSFLSKILNGKRTVTMRTIRMFGERLNLNSEELQRFGEISREKKMKRKLERLLEKMPSEEREHSTITINVDEARLDEAKEKIKGFRRELAQFLDNGVVQGKTYQISVSLIPVASYAAE is encoded by the coding sequence TTGGCTCGTCGTAGCCAAAACTATCCCCGTTACTCTTTGCGTGCGTTCGCCCGTCACCTGGAAGTGGACTCGTCTTTCTTGTCCAAAATCCTCAACGGCAAACGTACCGTGACGATGAGAACGATTCGTATGTTCGGGGAGCGTTTGAACCTGAATTCGGAAGAGCTTCAGCGTTTTGGTGAAATCAGCCGAGAGAAAAAAATGAAGCGCAAACTGGAGCGTCTATTGGAAAAGATGCCTAGTGAAGAGCGCGAGCATTCCACAATCACTATCAATGTGGATGAGGCCCGTTTGGACGAGGCGAAAGAGAAAATCAAAGGTTTCCGTCGTGAACTGGCTCAGTTCCTTGATAATGGCGTGGTTCAGGGCAAGACTTACCAGATTTCTGTCTCTTTGATTCCTGTAGCCAGCTACGCAGCTGAATAA